A window from Streptomyces sp. NBC_00335 encodes these proteins:
- a CDS encoding excalibur calcium-binding domain-containing protein, with translation MSQRNTHRRRRVVATTAMAAAVALSLAGCGGTAAKSSDKPGSAANASSPGPVMPALVGKKSDEAESLVKKVSTKPVEVRSAYADVELPKIHALWLVCFQTPAAGAPLPPDSAAEITVTDTLTPCPEKAGATLRPAGTPTPTRPPGSGKTPAPATTGKAKPPASSPTPAPAPKDVSYKNCTEAKAAGAAPIRRGQPGYGEHLDRDNDGIACDT, from the coding sequence ATGTCCCAGCGAAACACGCACCGGAGACGGCGAGTTGTCGCCACGACGGCGATGGCGGCGGCCGTCGCCCTGTCCCTCGCCGGCTGTGGGGGCACAGCCGCGAAGAGTTCCGACAAGCCCGGTTCGGCGGCGAACGCCTCCTCCCCGGGTCCCGTGATGCCCGCGCTCGTCGGCAAGAAGTCCGACGAGGCCGAGAGCCTCGTCAAGAAGGTGTCCACCAAGCCGGTCGAGGTGCGCAGCGCGTACGCCGACGTCGAGCTGCCGAAGATCCACGCGCTGTGGCTGGTCTGCTTCCAGACTCCGGCGGCCGGGGCCCCGCTGCCGCCCGACAGCGCCGCCGAGATCACCGTCACCGACACGCTCACCCCGTGCCCGGAGAAGGCCGGAGCCACCCTGCGGCCCGCCGGAACACCGACTCCGACCCGGCCCCCGGGCTCCGGCAAGACGCCGGCCCCCGCCACGACGGGCAAGGCGAAGCCGCCGGCGTCCTCCCCGACCCCGGCCCCGGCTCCCAAGGACGTCTCCTACAAGAACTGCACCGAGGCCAAGGCCGCCGGAGCCGCCCCGATCCGGCGCGGCCAACCCGGTTACGGAGAACACCTCGACCGGGACAACGACGGCATCGCCTGCGACACATAG
- a CDS encoding cytochrome P450 gives MGLAGSTEIPRLEGAPLLGSLADLKSDALGTYQRARHRHGDVVRITAGPPGLRTELHCVFSAEGAQQVLASQAANFRKDNAIYQEVRDALGNGLLTSQDEDYLRQRRLVQPLFTKRRVDGYADAVATETAATLTAWEAARDGVVDVSDEMMTLALRAVARILFGTDVDATADVVDRCFPVITAYVMRRGYSPVNLPRDWPTPGNKRAAAAMDELYAVCDGIIAERRSAGAGAGGSESKGEGEVEGEDLLSLLAAASSADDGEFDATELREQVLIFLLAGHETTATSLAFSLHLLARHPDLQDRARAEIAAVLGDRTPGAADLDRLPYLTQVLKEAMRLYPAAPVLGRRSVDAAEVDGHTIPAGADVIVAPWVIHRHPDYWPDPERFDPDRFTPEAEAARPRYAWLPFGGGPRACIGQHFSMLESVIALAMLLRTYEFEAVDTEVPVVAGITLRTTGPARCRIRRLKG, from the coding sequence ATGGGATTAGCAGGCAGTACGGAGATACCGCGGCTGGAGGGCGCCCCGCTGCTCGGGTCGCTCGCCGACCTGAAGTCGGACGCCCTCGGTACGTATCAGCGGGCGCGGCACCGGCACGGTGACGTCGTGCGGATCACGGCCGGTCCGCCGGGGCTGCGCACCGAACTGCACTGCGTGTTCTCGGCGGAGGGGGCGCAGCAGGTACTGGCCTCGCAGGCGGCCAACTTCCGCAAGGACAACGCCATTTACCAAGAGGTCCGCGACGCCCTCGGCAACGGCCTGCTCACCAGTCAGGACGAGGACTACCTGCGCCAGCGGCGACTGGTCCAGCCGCTGTTCACCAAGCGCCGGGTGGACGGGTACGCCGACGCGGTGGCGACCGAGACCGCTGCCACCCTCACCGCCTGGGAGGCGGCCCGGGACGGGGTGGTCGACGTCTCGGACGAGATGATGACCCTGGCGCTGCGCGCCGTGGCCCGGATCCTCTTCGGCACCGACGTGGACGCCACCGCCGACGTCGTGGACCGGTGCTTTCCGGTCATCACCGCCTATGTGATGCGCCGCGGCTACTCCCCCGTCAATCTCCCCCGCGACTGGCCCACTCCGGGCAACAAGCGGGCGGCCGCCGCGATGGACGAGCTGTACGCGGTGTGCGACGGGATCATCGCCGAGCGCCGCAGCGCGGGAGCGGGAGCGGGTGGGAGTGAGAGCAAGGGCGAGGGCGAGGTCGAGGGCGAGGACCTGCTGTCGCTGCTCGCCGCCGCGAGCAGCGCGGACGACGGGGAGTTCGACGCCACGGAGTTGCGCGAACAGGTACTGATCTTCCTGCTCGCCGGGCACGAGACGACCGCCACCTCGCTCGCCTTCTCCCTCCACCTGCTGGCCCGCCATCCCGATCTCCAGGACCGGGCCCGCGCCGAGATCGCCGCGGTGCTGGGCGACCGTACGCCCGGGGCCGCCGATCTCGACCGGCTCCCGTACCTCACCCAGGTGCTCAAGGAGGCCATGCGGCTCTATCCCGCGGCCCCCGTCCTCGGCCGCCGCTCGGTCGACGCGGCCGAGGTCGACGGGCACACCATCCCGGCCGGCGCCGATGTGATCGTGGCGCCCTGGGTGATCCACCGCCACCCCGACTACTGGCCGGACCCGGAACGCTTCGACCCCGACCGGTTCACCCCGGAGGCCGAGGCGGCCCGGCCGCGGTACGCCTGGCTGCCCTTCGGCGGCGGTCCGCGCGCCTGCATCGGACAGCACTTCTCCATGCTGGAGTCGGTGATCGCACTGGCGATGCTGCTGCGGACCTACGAGTTCGAGGCGGTGGACACCGAGGTCCCCGTCGTCGCCGGGATCACCCTGCGCACCACCGGTCCGGCGCGCTGCCGGATCCGTCGCCTGAAGGGCTGA
- a CDS encoding MFS transporter yields MDPNATPSSTSTGTDGKVQGNEGRHGLALLVLASCQLMVVLDITIVNIALPHIQTALDFSTESLSWVVNAYTLTFGGLLLLGGRTGDILGRRRVFVFGVLLFGLASLLGGFAQNSGQLMGARALQGVGGAIASPTALALITTTFREGPERNRAFGVFAGVSAGGGAIGLLAGGVLVEWLNWRWVLFVNVPIALLIALVTPKVIRESARRPGHFDLAGALLSTLGMVALVYGFIRASQDGWLDGLTLGSFAAAVVLLTLFVVNERRSPQPITPLHMFADRNRAGTYAIMLFFACAIFGMFFFLTLFVQNVLGFSPLRAGLAFLPVSAMIAVTAGMTSQLLPKFGPKPFMVAGSLFSAAGLAWLTQTDIHSTYLGSILGPMLLFSAGMGMQFVSLTLMALSNVPDRESGAASGLLNAMQQVGGSLGLSILVTVFGTASRNEARDQAGSFLRTATPEQKLFFAKTKQYPKPWSDQVLTSGVSAAFVAAAAFTLVTALIALFVIQVRPSDLARLQGNHTPAAGG; encoded by the coding sequence GTGGACCCGAACGCTACGCCGAGCAGTACCAGCACCGGGACCGACGGCAAGGTCCAAGGCAATGAAGGCCGTCACGGACTAGCTCTGCTCGTGCTCGCCTCCTGCCAGCTCATGGTCGTTCTCGACATCACCATCGTGAACATCGCGCTGCCGCACATCCAGACCGCACTCGACTTCTCCACCGAGAGCCTGTCCTGGGTCGTCAACGCCTACACCCTCACCTTCGGCGGCCTGCTGCTCCTCGGCGGCCGCACCGGCGACATCCTCGGCCGTCGGCGCGTCTTCGTCTTCGGCGTCCTGCTCTTCGGCCTGGCCTCGCTCCTGGGCGGATTCGCCCAGAACTCCGGCCAGTTGATGGGCGCCCGCGCCCTCCAGGGCGTCGGCGGCGCCATCGCCTCGCCGACCGCCCTCGCGCTGATCACCACCACCTTCCGCGAAGGCCCGGAACGCAACCGGGCCTTCGGGGTGTTCGCCGGCGTCTCGGCCGGCGGCGGCGCGATCGGGCTGCTGGCCGGCGGGGTGCTCGTGGAGTGGCTGAACTGGCGCTGGGTGCTCTTCGTCAACGTCCCCATCGCCCTGCTGATCGCCCTGGTCACCCCGAAGGTGATCCGCGAATCCGCGCGCCGGCCCGGACACTTCGACCTCGCGGGCGCCCTGCTCTCCACCCTCGGCATGGTCGCGCTGGTCTACGGCTTCATCCGCGCGTCCCAGGACGGCTGGCTGGACGGGCTGACGCTCGGCTCCTTCGCGGCGGCGGTGGTCCTGCTGACCCTCTTCGTCGTCAACGAACGGCGCTCGCCCCAGCCCATCACCCCGCTGCACATGTTCGCCGACCGCAACCGGGCCGGTACGTACGCGATCATGCTCTTCTTCGCCTGCGCGATCTTCGGCATGTTCTTCTTCCTGACCCTGTTCGTGCAGAACGTGCTGGGCTTCAGCCCGCTGCGGGCCGGGCTCGCCTTCCTGCCGGTCAGCGCGATGATCGCGGTGACGGCGGGGATGACCTCCCAGCTGCTGCCGAAGTTCGGGCCCAAACCGTTCATGGTGGCCGGCTCCCTGTTCTCGGCCGCCGGACTGGCCTGGCTCACGCAGACCGACATTCACTCGACGTACCTGGGCAGCATCCTGGGACCGATGCTGCTCTTCAGCGCCGGCATGGGCATGCAGTTCGTGTCCCTGACCCTGATGGCCCTCTCGAACGTCCCCGACCGGGAATCGGGCGCGGCCTCGGGACTGCTGAACGCGATGCAGCAGGTGGGCGGCTCGCTGGGCCTGTCCATCCTGGTCACGGTCTTCGGCACGGCCAGCCGCAACGAGGCCAGGGATCAGGCGGGCTCGTTCCTGCGCACCGCCACCCCCGAGCAGAAGCTCTTCTTCGCCAAGACCAAGCAGTACCCGAAGCCCTGGAGCGACCAGGTCCTCACCTCGGGCGTCAGCGCCGCCTTCGTGGCGGCGGCCGCGTTCACCCTGGTCACGGCGCTGATCGCGCTCTTCGTCATCCAGGTGCGGCCCTCGGACCTCGCCCGCCTCCAGGGCAACCACACACCGGCGGCGGGCGGCTGA
- a CDS encoding S9 family peptidase — MDRMDDFLRLSASTARFTYGAPRAFSFGDEGRLLWFLRSTGPTDPFDSLWVLDTATGAETRLADPRELSPEPGPLPLVERRLRERSRLVAAGIGSYALSADGLTALFALYGRLYEVTREAGAGAPAQPKEIPTAGPVFDPRPSPDASRIAYVTDDALHTVPGGRVSPDDGARWGVSEFAAAEELDRHRGHWWSPDGERLLAARVDESALQRRWFADPAHPELPAEDFAYPEAGGPNADVRFWVLGPGADNAVRLDWDTETYPYVSDVEWPPSDTVPPEILLTVQDRLQQNVLLLSADPDTGRTRELSRTTHPQWVDPMLPGTPARLADGRMLTSADTPGGAARALALDGVLLTGEGLQVRKVAGTHGNRLLIEAALRDPAEQQVLLLDPDTGELTPLADGPGVHAVQSAAGALLLTSADADGIRRVLRTADGREFAPVDLSQPLPYRVVPVLERVTEHGVPTALVLPRGHVPGTRLPVLMDSYGGPGMQDVSAEPRRWQHRQWWADQGFAVVTVDNRGTAHVSPRFTHAMFRGFSEVTLEDQVAALQALGARHADLDLNRVGIRGWSYGGYLSALAVLRRPDVFHAAAAGAAPTDFRQYDTAYTERYLGLPQAHPEVYERDSLLSDAAGLSRPLLLVTGLADDNVHPSHTLRLSQALTDAGRPHQLLALPGVTHMTPGGVREKVMALELEFFRKELGLV; from the coding sequence ATGGACCGCATGGATGACTTCCTCAGGCTCTCCGCGAGCACCGCCCGCTTCACCTACGGCGCCCCGCGCGCCTTCTCCTTCGGGGACGAAGGCCGGCTCCTCTGGTTCCTCCGCTCCACCGGCCCCACCGATCCCTTCGACAGCCTCTGGGTCCTGGACACCGCCACCGGCGCCGAAACCCGGCTCGCCGACCCCCGCGAACTGTCCCCCGAGCCGGGGCCGCTCCCCCTCGTCGAGCGCCGGCTGCGCGAACGCTCGCGGCTCGTCGCCGCCGGGATCGGCTCGTACGCGCTCTCCGCCGACGGGCTCACCGCGCTGTTCGCGCTCTACGGGCGCCTGTACGAGGTCACCCGCGAGGCCGGCGCCGGAGCGCCCGCGCAGCCCAAGGAGATCCCCACCGCCGGTCCCGTCTTCGACCCGCGCCCGAGCCCCGACGCCTCGCGCATCGCCTACGTCACCGACGACGCCCTCCACACCGTCCCCGGCGGCCGGGTCAGCCCCGACGACGGAGCCCGCTGGGGCGTCTCGGAGTTCGCCGCCGCCGAGGAGCTGGACCGGCACCGGGGGCACTGGTGGTCCCCCGACGGGGAGCGCCTGCTGGCCGCCCGCGTCGACGAATCCGCCCTCCAGCGGCGCTGGTTCGCCGACCCGGCGCACCCGGAGCTGCCGGCCGAGGACTTCGCGTACCCCGAGGCGGGCGGCCCCAACGCCGACGTGCGGTTCTGGGTGCTCGGACCGGGCGCGGACAACGCCGTGCGGCTCGACTGGGACACCGAGACCTACCCGTACGTCTCCGACGTGGAGTGGCCCCCGAGTGACACCGTGCCCCCCGAGATCCTGCTCACCGTGCAGGACCGGCTCCAGCAGAACGTCCTGCTGCTCTCCGCCGACCCGGACACCGGGCGCACCCGGGAGCTGTCGCGCACCACGCACCCCCAGTGGGTGGACCCCATGCTCCCCGGCACCCCGGCGCGGCTGGCCGACGGCCGGATGCTCACCTCGGCCGACACCCCCGGCGGGGCGGCCCGCGCGCTCGCGCTGGACGGCGTACTGCTCACCGGGGAGGGGCTCCAGGTCCGCAAGGTGGCCGGCACCCACGGGAACCGGCTGCTGATCGAGGCCGCGCTGCGCGACCCCGCCGAGCAGCAGGTGCTCCTGCTGGATCCGGACACGGGCGAGCTGACCCCGCTCGCGGACGGGCCCGGGGTGCACGCCGTCCAGTCCGCCGCCGGGGCGCTGCTGCTGACCTCCGCCGACGCCGACGGCATCCGGCGCGTCCTGCGCACCGCCGACGGGCGGGAGTTCGCACCCGTCGACCTGTCGCAGCCGCTGCCGTACCGGGTGGTCCCGGTGCTGGAGCGGGTCACCGAGCACGGGGTGCCCACCGCCCTGGTGCTGCCGCGCGGGCACGTCCCCGGCACGCGGCTGCCCGTCCTGATGGACAGCTACGGCGGCCCCGGCATGCAGGACGTCAGCGCCGAGCCGCGCCGCTGGCAGCACCGGCAGTGGTGGGCCGACCAGGGCTTCGCCGTGGTCACCGTCGACAACCGCGGCACCGCGCACGTCTCCCCGCGGTTCACCCACGCCATGTTCCGGGGCTTCTCGGAGGTCACCCTGGAGGACCAGGTCGCCGCCCTGCAGGCGCTCGGGGCGCGCCACGCCGACCTCGACCTGAACCGGGTCGGCATCCGCGGCTGGTCGTACGGCGGGTACCTGTCCGCGCTCGCGGTGCTGCGCCGCCCGGACGTCTTCCACGCGGCGGCGGCCGGGGCCGCGCCGACCGACTTCCGGCAGTACGACACGGCGTACACCGAGCGGTACCTGGGTCTGCCCCAGGCGCACCCGGAGGTGTACGAGCGGGACAGCCTGCTCTCCGACGCGGCGGGTCTGAGCCGGCCGCTGCTGCTGGTCACGGGGCTGGCCGACGACAACGTCCACCCCTCGCACACCTTGCGGCTCTCGCAGGCCCTGACCGACGCGGGCCGCCCGCACCAGCTGCTCGCGCTGCCGGGCGTCACGCACATGACCCCGGGCGGGGTGCGCGAGAAGGTCATGGCGCTGGAGCTGGAGTTCTTCCGCAAGGAGCTGGGCCTGGTCTGA
- a CDS encoding ABC transporter ATP-binding protein: protein MTTTNQPHTAARTDRIPAARGEDPPPLLRVRDLTMSFPGKRSATGRRGAPVRAVDGVSFDLEAGRTLGLVGESGCGKSTTGRMLVRLLEPTSGSVEFDGKDISRLSQSALRPLRRNLQMVFQDPHSSLNPRQTVARIISDPLLVQGSSAADARRRAAELMELVGLIPEHIDRYPHEFSGGQAQRIGIARSLATSPRLIIADEPVSALDVSVQAQIVNLMERLRAELGLAYVFIAHDLSVVKRVSDRVAVMYLGRIVEMGDKKSLYENPQHPYTRALLSAVPLPDPAAERRRERIVLLGDPPSPAAPPPGCTFHPRCPVAQEICRTERPLLRTVASREVACHLA, encoded by the coding sequence ATGACCACGACGAACCAGCCGCACACCGCCGCCCGCACCGACCGGATCCCGGCGGCCCGCGGGGAGGACCCGCCCCCGCTGCTGCGGGTGCGCGACCTGACGATGTCCTTCCCCGGCAAGCGGTCCGCGACCGGGCGCCGGGGGGCGCCCGTGCGCGCCGTCGACGGGGTCTCCTTCGACCTGGAGGCCGGCCGGACCCTGGGCCTCGTAGGAGAATCGGGCTGCGGGAAGTCCACCACCGGGCGGATGCTGGTCCGGCTGCTGGAACCGACCTCCGGAAGCGTCGAGTTCGACGGCAAGGACATCAGCCGGCTCTCCCAGAGCGCCCTGCGTCCCCTGCGGCGGAACCTCCAGATGGTCTTCCAGGACCCGCACTCCTCCCTCAACCCCCGCCAGACGGTGGCCCGGATCATCTCCGACCCGCTGCTGGTGCAGGGTTCGAGCGCGGCGGACGCCCGCCGCCGGGCCGCCGAGCTCATGGAGCTCGTCGGACTGATCCCGGAGCACATCGACCGCTATCCGCACGAGTTCTCCGGCGGCCAGGCGCAGCGCATCGGGATCGCCCGGTCGCTCGCCACCAGCCCCCGGCTGATCATCGCCGACGAGCCGGTCTCGGCGCTCGACGTCTCCGTGCAGGCGCAGATCGTCAACCTGATGGAGCGGCTGCGCGCCGAACTGGGCCTGGCCTACGTGTTCATCGCGCACGACCTCTCCGTCGTCAAACGGGTCAGCGACCGGGTCGCCGTCATGTACCTCGGCCGGATCGTGGAGATGGGCGACAAGAAGTCGCTCTACGAGAACCCCCAGCACCCGTACACCAGGGCGCTGTTGTCCGCCGTACCGCTGCCCGACCCGGCGGCGGAGCGGCGGCGCGAGCGGATCGTGCTGCTCGGCGATCCGCCGAGTCCGGCCGCCCCGCCCCCCGGCTGCACCTTCCACCCCAGGTGCCCCGTGGCGCAGGAGATCTGCCGCACCGAACGGCCGCTGCTGCGGACGGTCGCCTCCCGTGAGGTGGCCTGTCACCTGGCGTAG
- a CDS encoding ABC transporter ATP-binding protein: MAPPHEAAAPAAPLLQVRDLQVTFTTPRGTVRAVDSLGFTVEAGRTLGIVGESGSGKSVTSLAVMGLHRGAEIGGSIALDGQELTTKSEKELSKLRGRKMAMIFQDPLSSLHPYYTVGEQIAEHFRVHFRAGRAAAKRRAVDMLGEVGIPEPARRAGEYPHQFSGGMRQRAMIAMALACEPDLLIADEPTTALDVTVQAQILELIAGLQQERGLGVVMITHDLGVVARVAHEVLVMYGGRAAEQAPVDDLFADPAHPYTRGLLDSLPRLDDADEEPLRAIPGSPPSLLAPAPGCAFAPRCPVAAAADDADRERCATVRPQLRPYGDAGRESACHFAGAVREVTR; the protein is encoded by the coding sequence ATGGCTCCTCCTCACGAAGCCGCGGCCCCCGCGGCCCCGCTGCTCCAAGTCCGGGACCTGCAGGTCACCTTCACCACCCCGCGCGGCACCGTGCGCGCCGTGGACTCCCTCGGCTTCACCGTCGAGGCCGGCCGCACGCTCGGGATCGTCGGCGAGTCCGGATCGGGCAAGTCCGTCACCTCCCTCGCCGTGATGGGCCTGCACCGGGGCGCCGAGATCGGCGGCTCCATCGCCCTCGACGGACAGGAGCTGACCACCAAGTCCGAGAAGGAGCTCTCCAAGCTGCGCGGCCGCAAGATGGCCATGATCTTCCAGGACCCGCTGTCCAGCCTGCACCCCTACTACACGGTCGGCGAGCAGATCGCCGAGCACTTCCGGGTCCACTTCCGGGCCGGCCGGGCCGCCGCGAAACGGCGCGCCGTCGACATGCTCGGCGAGGTCGGCATCCCCGAACCCGCCCGCCGGGCGGGGGAGTACCCCCACCAGTTCTCCGGCGGCATGCGCCAGCGCGCGATGATCGCCATGGCGCTGGCGTGCGAGCCCGACCTGCTCATCGCCGACGAGCCCACCACCGCCCTCGACGTCACCGTGCAGGCGCAGATCCTGGAGCTGATCGCCGGTCTCCAGCAGGAGCGCGGACTCGGCGTCGTCATGATCACCCACGATCTGGGCGTGGTCGCCCGGGTCGCCCACGAGGTACTCGTCATGTACGGCGGCCGCGCCGCCGAACAGGCCCCGGTGGACGACCTGTTCGCCGATCCGGCGCACCCCTACACCCGGGGGCTCCTCGACTCCCTGCCCCGGCTGGACGACGCCGACGAGGAGCCGCTGCGGGCCATCCCCGGCTCCCCGCCCTCCCTGCTCGCCCCGGCCCCGGGATGCGCCTTCGCCCCGCGCTGCCCCGTGGCCGCCGCGGCCGACGACGCGGACCGCGAGCGCTGCGCCACGGTGCGGCCGCAACTGCGACCCTACGGCGACGCCGGCCGCGAATCCGCCTGCCACTTCGCGGGCGCCGTCCGGGAGGTGACCCGATGA
- a CDS encoding ABC transporter permease: MILYLARRLLALAGVLLAIAAVTFLIFYVLPSDPAAAACGKTCSAERLADVRAYLGLDRPLWRQFGEFLTGIFTGRTLGTGQYAVQCDFPCLGYSYENSLPVWDLLMDRLPVSASLAVGAAVLWLVLGLGAGVTAALRKDTATDKVLMVGAVAAASLPVYFTSVMLIYGVIRIAGLLPYPTYQAFTDNPLAWAGNLLLPWTALALLYAAMYARQSRGSMIEAMAEPYIRTARAKGMPERTVVVKHGLRSGMTPILTIFGMDLGGLLAGAVITESIFGLPGIGRLFYGALVSSDQPVVLGVTLLAAFFIVVANLAVDLLYAVIDPRVRY, from the coding sequence GTGATCCTCTACCTCGCACGCCGGCTGCTCGCCCTCGCCGGCGTCCTCCTGGCCATCGCCGCCGTCACCTTCCTCATCTTCTACGTGCTCCCCTCCGACCCGGCCGCGGCCGCCTGCGGCAAGACCTGCAGCGCCGAGCGGCTGGCCGACGTACGCGCGTACCTCGGCCTGGACCGGCCGCTGTGGCGGCAGTTCGGCGAGTTCCTCACCGGGATCTTCACCGGACGCACCCTGGGCACCGGCCAGTACGCCGTCCAGTGCGACTTCCCCTGCCTGGGCTACTCCTACGAGAACTCCCTGCCCGTATGGGACCTGCTCATGGACCGGCTCCCGGTCTCCGCCTCCCTCGCCGTCGGCGCGGCCGTCCTCTGGCTCGTCCTCGGACTCGGCGCGGGAGTCACCGCCGCCCTGCGCAAGGACACGGCCACGGACAAGGTCCTCATGGTCGGCGCGGTCGCCGCGGCCTCCCTGCCCGTGTACTTCACCTCCGTGATGCTCATCTACGGAGTCATCCGGATCGCCGGGCTCCTGCCCTACCCCACCTACCAGGCCTTCACCGACAACCCGCTGGCCTGGGCCGGCAACCTGCTCCTGCCCTGGACCGCGCTCGCCCTGCTCTACGCCGCCATGTACGCCCGCCAGAGCCGCGGTTCGATGATCGAGGCGATGGCCGAGCCGTACATCCGTACCGCCCGCGCCAAGGGGATGCCCGAGCGCACCGTCGTGGTCAAACACGGACTGCGCTCCGGGATGACCCCGATCCTCACCATCTTCGGCATGGACCTCGGCGGCCTGCTCGCCGGAGCCGTCATCACCGAGTCCATCTTCGGACTCCCGGGCATCGGGCGGCTGTTCTACGGGGCCCTGGTCAGCTCGGACCAGCCCGTCGTGCTCGGGGTCACCCTGCTGGCCGCCTTCTTCATCGTCGTCGCGAACCTCGCCGTCGACCTCCTGTACGCCGTCATCGACCCGAGGGTGAGGTACTGA
- a CDS encoding ABC transporter permease has translation MTTTAPGAAGPGAARPAAPDGAPAGTVPPGSSPWQLARRELRRRPAVRVSLCVVLLFVLMAVTAPWLGALGGWSPDEFDKSAIDPYLGGQPLGSFGGISPEHWLGVEPVSGRDLFARVVHGAQVSLLIAFAATAIVVVTGTAAGIAAGYFGGRTDAVLSRLMDLTMSFPSLIFMIAMLSVAKDVNRIVLMTVVIGVFGWPGVARVVRGQALSLKHREYVDAARVGGSSSWRILTRDILPGVSGPVIAYTTLLIPGMISTEAALSYLGVGVRPPTPSWGQMIAESVAFYETDPMYFVIPSLFLFLAVLAFTLLGDALRDILDPRGGRT, from the coding sequence ATGACCACCACCGCACCGGGCGCTGCCGGACCGGGCGCCGCCCGTCCGGCAGCCCCGGACGGCGCACCGGCCGGGACCGTCCCCCCGGGCAGCAGCCCCTGGCAGCTCGCCCGGCGGGAACTCCGCCGCCGCCCCGCCGTCCGCGTCAGTCTCTGCGTCGTCCTGCTCTTCGTCCTGATGGCCGTCACCGCCCCCTGGCTGGGCGCGCTCGGCGGCTGGTCCCCGGACGAGTTCGACAAGTCCGCCATCGACCCCTACCTCGGCGGCCAGCCGCTGGGCTCCTTCGGCGGGATCAGCCCCGAGCACTGGCTCGGCGTGGAACCCGTCAGCGGCCGCGACCTGTTCGCCCGCGTCGTCCACGGCGCCCAGGTCTCGCTCCTCATCGCCTTCGCCGCCACCGCCATCGTGGTCGTGACGGGCACCGCCGCCGGAATCGCCGCCGGCTACTTCGGCGGGCGCACCGACGCCGTCCTGTCCCGGCTGATGGACCTGACGATGTCCTTCCCGTCCCTCATCTTCATGATCGCGATGCTGTCGGTGGCCAAGGACGTCAACCGCATCGTCCTCATGACCGTCGTCATCGGCGTCTTCGGCTGGCCCGGCGTCGCCCGCGTCGTCCGCGGGCAGGCCCTCTCGCTCAAACACCGCGAGTACGTGGACGCCGCCCGCGTCGGCGGATCGAGCTCCTGGCGGATCCTGACCCGCGACATCCTCCCGGGGGTCTCCGGCCCGGTCATCGCCTACACCACCCTGCTCATCCCCGGCATGATCAGCACCGAGGCCGCGCTCAGCTACCTCGGCGTGGGCGTCCGCCCGCCCACCCCCTCCTGGGGCCAGATGATCGCCGAGTCCGTGGCCTTCTACGAGACCGACCCCATGTACTTCGTCATCCCCAGCCTCTTCCTCTTCCTCGCGGTCCTCGCCTTCACCCTGCTCGGCGACGCCCTGCGCGACATCCTCGACCCGAGGGGCGGCCGGACGTGA